A genomic window from Hyalangium gracile includes:
- a CDS encoding pectinacetylesterase family protein — protein MGPISAPENQWTWVPFPETRCGNGTPAGIGLNPAPGGSRRVFVYMAGGGACWDFITCYQLRTSAHVEDTYTQALLDSEVAGLSAAKVTERQDAANPFRDAHFVYIPYCTGDLHGGDAIRGYDSTRPDRKMHHVGASNVAAFLEHLKATFPDTEQIWLTGTSAGGYGAQLNFDQFSLAFPNARVDLLADSAQVVMPSAERWQAMFTAWKPRFPEGCTDCAQRLPALIDTLATRWPDRRLGLLAYDNDGVLSSYFNYSAGQMVSATNALLANQYSRPNTRSFVVTGNSHGMLDDYKTLMGPGGVSLESWIRQWAVGDPGWSNVR, from the coding sequence GTGGGCCCCATCTCCGCGCCCGAGAACCAGTGGACGTGGGTGCCGTTCCCGGAGACGCGGTGCGGCAACGGCACGCCCGCGGGCATCGGCCTCAACCCGGCACCCGGCGGCAGCCGACGCGTGTTCGTGTACATGGCGGGCGGTGGCGCCTGCTGGGACTTCATCACCTGCTACCAGCTGAGGACGTCCGCCCACGTGGAGGACACGTATACGCAGGCGCTGCTCGACTCGGAGGTGGCGGGGCTCTCCGCGGCGAAGGTGACGGAGCGCCAGGATGCGGCCAACCCCTTCCGCGACGCGCACTTCGTCTACATCCCCTACTGCACCGGAGATCTGCACGGGGGCGATGCCATCCGCGGCTACGACAGCACCCGTCCGGATCGGAAGATGCACCACGTGGGAGCCTCGAACGTGGCGGCGTTCCTGGAGCACCTGAAGGCCACCTTCCCGGACACCGAGCAGATCTGGCTCACCGGCACCAGCGCTGGTGGCTATGGGGCCCAGCTCAACTTCGATCAGTTCTCGCTGGCCTTCCCCAACGCGCGCGTGGACCTGCTGGCCGACAGCGCCCAGGTGGTGATGCCCTCGGCCGAGCGCTGGCAGGCGATGTTCACCGCGTGGAAACCTCGCTTCCCCGAGGGCTGCACGGACTGCGCGCAGCGGCTCCCGGCCCTCATCGACACGCTGGCGACCCGCTGGCCGGACCGGCGGCTGGGGCTGCTCGCCTACGACAACGACGGCGTCCTCAGCTCCTACTTCAACTACTCGGCGGGCCAGATGGTCAGCGCCACCAACGCGCTGCTGGCCAACCAGTACTCGCGCCCCAACACGCGCTCCTTCGTCGTGACGGGCAACAGCCACGGCATGCTGGACGACTACAAGACGCTGATGGGTCCCGGAGGCGTGTCGCTCGAGAGCTGGATCCGTCAGTGGGCCGTCGGCGACCCGGGCTGGAGCAACGTGCGCTGA
- a CDS encoding YdeI/OmpD-associated family protein, whose amino-acid sequence MSTPRKTETKKKTGAAKKAGATTKRTPKAKTASPEKAPSEFPIVFFEEPREWSAWLSKNHASSRGVWLKMAKKASGIASITYQEAVESALVWGWIDGQAKRNDDTTWIQKFTPRGPRSIWSKINREKALALIAAGKMKPPGLEQVERAKQDGRWEAAYDSPSRATVPEDLSAALAANPRAAEFFATLTGSNRYAILFRVHNAKKAETRARRIAQFVEMLARHEKLHS is encoded by the coding sequence ATGAGCACCCCTCGGAAGACCGAGACGAAGAAGAAGACCGGAGCGGCGAAGAAGGCCGGAGCGACCACGAAGCGGACGCCGAAGGCGAAGACGGCGTCCCCGGAGAAGGCCCCCAGCGAGTTCCCCATCGTCTTCTTCGAGGAGCCTCGCGAGTGGTCGGCCTGGCTCTCCAAGAACCACGCCTCGTCACGCGGCGTGTGGCTGAAGATGGCCAAGAAGGCGTCCGGCATCGCTTCGATCACCTACCAGGAGGCGGTCGAGTCGGCGCTCGTGTGGGGCTGGATCGACGGCCAGGCGAAGCGCAACGACGACACCACCTGGATCCAGAAGTTCACGCCTCGCGGCCCCAGGAGCATCTGGTCCAAGATCAACCGGGAGAAGGCGCTGGCGCTCATCGCGGCGGGCAAGATGAAGCCGCCCGGGCTCGAGCAGGTGGAGCGCGCGAAACAGGACGGCCGCTGGGAGGCGGCCTACGACTCGCCGAGCCGTGCGACGGTGCCCGAGGACTTGTCGGCCGCCCTCGCCGCGAACCCTCGCGCGGCCGAGTTCTTCGCCACGCTCACCGGCTCGAACCGCTACGCCATCCTGTTCCGGGTCCACAACGCGAAGAAGGCCGAGACCCGCGCCCGGCGCATCGCGCAGTTCGTCGAGATGCTCGCGCGCCACGAGAAGCTGCA